The following DNA comes from Bacteroidales bacterium.
CAAAAGCTATCGGAAGCTTTAATTTGAAGCAAAACCAACGGACGGTGAGGGATTCACTCGGTGGAGATAATTTGTTCCGAAACGATGGCGATCATTTTACCGATGTCAGTGAAGAAGCCGGAATCTATGGAAGTGTAATCGGTTTTGGACTTGGAGTAACAATCGGTGATATAGACCTTGACGGATGGATGGATATTTATGTGTCAAATGACTTTTTCGAACGCGATTATCTGTATTTGAATAATCACAATGGTACTTTCAGGGAAGTATTGACTGAAATGATGCCATCCATATCGGCGGCTTCTATGGGGGCTGATATGGCGGATATCAATAACGATTGTTATCCTGAAATTTTCGCAACAGATATGGTGCCTGAACACAATGACAGGCTTAAGACTAAAACTACTTTCGACAATTGGGAAAGTTATATGGCCAATGTGAATAATGGGTATTATCACCAGTTTACACGCAACATGCTTCAATTGAACAACGGCGATGGTTCTTTCAGCGAGATCGGCCGTTTGGCAGGAGTAAACGCCACTGATTGGTCGTGGGGCGCGCTTATCATGGATATGGACAATGACGGGTTAAAAGATATTTTTGTAGCCAACGGCATTTATAAGGATTTAACGGATCAGGACTATATACAGTATTTTTCGAACCGCGACATGGTGATGTCAATCATTATGGGCAAAGGAGTGGATTATAAAAGACTTATTGATGCTATTCCTTCGGTCAGGATTCCCAGTTATGCTTTTAAAAACAAAGACAGTCTGAGATTTGAAAATGTTGCAGACAAATGGGGGCTCGGAACACCAAGTTTTTCAAATGGCTCGGCCTATGCCGACCTGGATAATGACGGGGACCTGGACCTTGTTGTAAATAATGTGAATATGCCCATGTTTGTATATAGGAATGAATCGGACAAAAGGAACTCGCCGAATCATTTTCTGAAATTGATATTGCATGGAAGAGGATCAAATACACAGGCAATAGGCGCCAGGATCTTTGCAAAGCACAAAGGAAAAAGCATTTACCTGGAGCAGATGCCCATGAGGGGATACCTTTCAACAGTTGATCCAAGACCGAATCTGGGATTAGGTAACATCGGGATTTTAGACACCCTGGTTATTGAATGGCCCGATGGAAAACAGGTTGTGCAAACACAGGTTAAAACCGATCAGATACTTGAATTCTATGAGAATGATTCAATGAATACGGGTTCGGTCATCACTCCTCATGGTTTCCGGGTAAAGAACGCGAAACCGTTCCTGACTGACATTACGGGCGAAAACAAGATTTCCTGCATACATCACGAAAACCAATTTAATGATTTTAACCGTAGCCCGCTTCTTTATCATATGATGTCGACTGAAGGGCCAAGGATGTGCAAGGGAGATGTTAATAACGACGGTCTGGAAGACTTATTTATTTGTGGTGCCAAAGATCAGCCGGGATCTTTGTTTGTCCAGAAACAAAGCGGCAGAATGGAATTAACTGAGCAAAATGTTTTCTCAACCGATAAGGCAAGTGAAGATGTCGATTGTGCCATGTTTGATGCCGACGGAGATAAGGATATCGATCTGTATGTTGTAAGCGGGGGTAATGAATTTTCAGAAAGCTCATCGGCTTTAAAGCATAGGCTTTACCTGAATGACGGCAAAGGAAAATTTACAAGGTCAAAACAGATTCTGCCTGCCGGAAAATTTCAAACAGGTTCCTGTGTCCGTCCCGCCGATTTTGATAACGATGGTATCACTGAATTATTTGTTGGCTTAAGACTGAAGCCCTATTTATACGGAGTACCCGTCGACGGATACCTGCTGGAAAATGACGGGTCAGGCAACTTTACAAATGCTACCGATAAATTAGCTCCGGAATTAAAGAACATCGGAATGATCCGCGACGCACAATGGGCGGATGTAGATGGTGATGGTGATCCGGATTTAGTTATTACGGGGGACTGGATGCCATTAAAAATCCTGATAAATAGCAATGGCAAATTTGAGCTGCGGAAGGAAGCTTTTGGTAACATAAACACCGCCGGGTGGTGGAACTGCATACAAACGGCTGATGTTGACAATGATGGTGATTTGGACATTATAGCAGGCAATCATGGGTTAAACAGCAGGTTCCATGCCACTCCTGAAAAACCGGTAAGCATGTACGTAAGCGACTTTGATCTTAACGGCAGTGCAGAGCAGATAATTTGCACATATGACGGAGACACTGCTTATCCGCTTGCTCTTAAACATGATCTGACGAACCAGATCCCATCGCTGTTGAAAAAGTACCCGAAATATGAAATGTATAAAAATCAGCGTGCAGAAGATATTTTCACTCCGGCTCAGCTGAAAAATGCGTTGAAACTGGATGTCGCTATGCTCGAATCCGCAATATTCCTGAATGATGGCAAAGGATATTTTACGAAAGGGTCATTGCCACTGCAGGTTCAATTTGCCCCTGTGTATGCAATTGAAGTGGGAGATTTCAACCAGGATGGAAATCCGGATATGCTGATGGGTGGAAATCTTTACAATGCCAAACCCGAGACCGGAAGATATGATGCCAGTTACGGCTGGTTTTTGTCAGGTGATGGCACAGGAAAATTTCGGATCATCACTTCTGACATCTCCGGTTTTCATGTTCCTGGTGAAATAAGGGATATCAAACCCATAACTATTCAGAATAAGAGATGCATAGTAGTGGCAAGAAATAATGATAAACTGGAGGTATTCCAAATTTCCGACCGGTAATATAAATGAAACATGGCCTTCTGTTAATATTAATCCTTATTATATATTCCTGCCAAAGGAATGATTCCGCGATGCAGACGCAGTTTCTGCTGGCTAAACCGGCCTTAACCGGAATCTATTTCAATAATAAGCTGGCCGAATCAGAATCTTTCAATATAATTGCATATCTCTACTTCAATAACGGGGCAGGGGTGGCTCTTGGTGACATCAACAATGACGGGCTTGCTGACATTTATTTCACAGGCAACCAGGTCGCAAACAAACTCTATTTGAATAAGGGCAATCTTGAATTTGAAGATATTACTGTAAAAGCGGGTGTCGGAGGTACAGGCGACTGGAAAACCGGAGTCACCATGGCTGATGTGAACGGTGACGGGGAGTTGGATATTTACGTTTGCCAGGTTGCCGATTATAAAGGTCTGAAAGGCGCTAACCAGCTTTTCATTAACAATGGAGATCTTACGTTCAGCGAAAAAGCCAAAGAGTATGGACTTGACTTCAGAGGATTTGCCACTCAGGCAGCGTTTTTCGATTACGATTCGGATGGCGACCTGGATATGTACCTGGTAACTCATTCAGTGCACTCTTCAAGAACCTACGGAAGAATGGATCTGCGTTTTATGGACGATCCCAAAGCTGGTGATAAGCTTTACCGAAACGACCAGGTGAATGGAAAATGCGTATTTACCGATGTGACAAAAGAAGCAGGCATATTCAGCAGTCAGATCGGTTACGGGTTAGGCGTGAGTATTTGCGATGTGAATAACGATGGCTTTCCGGATATTTATGTTTCAAATGACTTTCATGAAAACGATTACCTGTATATCAATAATACAGACGGAACTTTTAGCGAGAAGCTTACTCAGTGCATGAACCATACGAGCCGGTCGTCAATGGGCAATGATGCCGCTGATTTCAATAATGACGGTCTCATCGACATTATCGTACTGGATATGCTTCCTGACGATGAAAAGATCAGGCAGCAGTCGGGTGGTGAAGATGATTACGAGTTATGGGCAATTAAAAAGCAGAACGGTTATAATGACCAGTTTGTACGAAATACCCTGCAGTTGAACCTTGGCGGAGGCCTGTTCAGCGAAATCGGGCAGTTTGCAGGCATCAGTTCAACCGACTGGAGCTGGAGCCCGTTGATCTGCGATTTGGATAATGACGGATGGAAGGACATTTTTATAACAAGCGGAATTTATCACAGGGCGAATGATCTTGATTATATCCGGTTTCTGACAGGAGGCAACCGGTTCAAGCCTGCAAAGGACAACCGCAATCTGACCGATAAAGATCTGTACGAAAAAATGCCGCTGTATCCCAATACAAACTTTGCATTCAGGAACAACGGCAACCTGACATTCAGCAATGTTTCCACTGATTGGGGATTTAGAGAAAAAGCCTTCTCAAACGGGTGTGCATATGCCGACCTGGATAATGACGGCGATTTGGATCTGGTCGTAAATGACATAAATGATGAAGCTGAAATCTACAGGAATAACAATCTTTCCGGGAATCATTACCTGTCCGTTCAGTTAAAAGGAAACGGATTGAATACACAGGGAACGGGTGCCAGGGTTACACTTTATGCAGACAGTGTAACACAAACCCTTGAAAAATATACTACAAGAGGCTTTATGTCGGCCTCATCCGATATTCTTCATTTCGGACTAGGCAAGGCTGAAAAATTGGATTCACTGGTTATCCAATGGCCTGATCGTAAATGCCAAACAGTAATTGTAAATCGGATTGACACAAACATAACAGTGGAATACCGTCCTGATGGAATAACCTGTCAGCGTCCGGAGGACCTGACAGCGTTATTCCATGAAACTACTATTACAGGATTAAACTACACCCACCACGAAGATTTCTGGATTGACTTCTTACGTGAGCCACTTACTCCTCACAGCCTGTCAGCTGAAGGCCCGGCTTTAACTGTCGCCGATGTAAACGGAGACGGGTTGAGCGATGTTTTCCTTGGCGGTGCCAAAGGACAACCATCCTCCCTGTTTATTCAGCAGCGTGGCGGGACTTTCAAAGAAATGCAAATTACAGCACTAAAAAATGAAACCCGCACCGATTGCATTGATGCATTATTTTTCGATGCGGATAACGACAACGATAAGGATCTGTATATAGTCAGGGGTGGTAATGAGTTGGCTGCGGGTGATTCGGCACAGTATGACATTCTGCTGATAAATGACGGGAGAGGTAACTTTACAAAAAGTGCGGGCTTACCTTTCATTTCACATAACGGTTCATGTGTGCATGCAGCTGATTTCGACAAAGACGGTGATCTTGATTTATTTGTTGGTTCAAGATCAATTCCCGGGGCATATGGGTTATCGCCACAGCAATTCCTGCTTGAAAACGACGGGCATGGCCAATTTACCAATATAATGGCAACTAATGCTAAAGGTTTGAAAAATGCAGGTATGGTTACCGGTGCAGAATGGTTGGATTATGATGCAGATGGAGATGCCGACCTGGTGATTTGCGGCGAATGGATGAAGATAACTATGTTCAGGAATGATAATGGTCAGTTCACAGAGGTAACGTCCATGGCTGGACTTGATTTCACTTCGGGATGGTGGTATGGAATTAAGGCTGCTGATGTGGATGGTGATGGCGACCAGGACCTGGTTGCAGGAAACCTGGGTTTGAATAGTATTTTAAGAGCATCAGTGCAGGAGCCTTTGGAACTTTACCTGGGCGATTATGATAACAATGGTTCGCTCGACCAGGTTATCAGTGTCTGGAGGCAGGGGAAAAGTTACCCGGTTGCCCAGTTGGATGAACTCATGGGTAAAATCACCGGGTTGGATAAGAAATTCGGTTCTTACAGTGAAATGTCCGGGAAATCAGTCAGTGAGCTTTTCGGGGTGGAAGCCATGAAGCGCACATTCAGAAAAAGTGCGGTGATGCTGGAAAGCAGCGTTTTCATCAACAAGGGTGACGGGACCTTTGAAGTACAAGCCCTGCCTGCCGAGGCGCAATTCTCGGTTGTAAGGGACATCCAGGTTGGCGACTTTGAT
Coding sequences within:
- a CDS encoding VCBS repeat-containing protein, encoding MRRHFFLLPVIFAGALAGCSHKNNHAVEEHLFTLLDSETTHAGFVNQLDYDEQLRNKFNIYTFRNFYNGGGVAIGDVNNDGLMDVFMVSNTGSEVLYLNKGNFVFEDISVSAGIQGNGRWSTGVSFADVNGDGWIDIYVCNSGNLGGIENLNKLYINNRDLTFTEKAENYGIGGTGNSTQGVFFDYDNDNDLDLYLLNNYSKAIGSFNLKQNQRTVRDSLGGDNLFRNDGDHFTDVSEEAGIYGSVIGFGLGVTIGDIDLDGWMDIYVSNDFFERDYLYLNNHNGTFREVLTEMMPSISAASMGADMADINNDCYPEIFATDMVPEHNDRLKTKTTFDNWESYMANVNNGYYHQFTRNMLQLNNGDGSFSEIGRLAGVNATDWSWGALIMDMDNDGLKDIFVANGIYKDLTDQDYIQYFSNRDMVMSIIMGKGVDYKRLIDAIPSVRIPSYAFKNKDSLRFENVADKWGLGTPSFSNGSAYADLDNDGDLDLVVNNVNMPMFVYRNESDKRNSPNHFLKLILHGRGSNTQAIGARIFAKHKGKSIYLEQMPMRGYLSTVDPRPNLGLGNIGILDTLVIEWPDGKQVVQTQVKTDQILEFYENDSMNTGSVITPHGFRVKNAKPFLTDITGENKISCIHHENQFNDFNRSPLLYHMMSTEGPRMCKGDVNNDGLEDLFICGAKDQPGSLFVQKQSGRMELTEQNVFSTDKASEDVDCAMFDADGDKDIDLYVVSGGNEFSESSSALKHRLYLNDGKGKFTRSKQILPAGKFQTGSCVRPADFDNDGITELFVGLRLKPYLYGVPVDGYLLENDGSGNFTNATDKLAPELKNIGMIRDAQWADVDGDGDPDLVITGDWMPLKILINSNGKFELRKEAFGNINTAGWWNCIQTADVDNDGDLDIIAGNHGLNSRFHATPEKPVSMYVSDFDLNGSAEQIICTYDGDTAYPLALKHDLTNQIPSLLKKYPKYEMYKNQRAEDIFTPAQLKNALKLDVAMLESAIFLNDGKGYFTKGSLPLQVQFAPVYAIEVGDFNQDGNPDMLMGGNLYNAKPETGRYDASYGWFLSGDGTGKFRIITSDISGFHVPGEIRDIKPITIQNKRCIVVARNNDKLEVFQISDR
- a CDS encoding VCBS repeat-containing protein, which codes for MQTQFLLAKPALTGIYFNNKLAESESFNIIAYLYFNNGAGVALGDINNDGLADIYFTGNQVANKLYLNKGNLEFEDITVKAGVGGTGDWKTGVTMADVNGDGELDIYVCQVADYKGLKGANQLFINNGDLTFSEKAKEYGLDFRGFATQAAFFDYDSDGDLDMYLVTHSVHSSRTYGRMDLRFMDDPKAGDKLYRNDQVNGKCVFTDVTKEAGIFSSQIGYGLGVSICDVNNDGFPDIYVSNDFHENDYLYINNTDGTFSEKLTQCMNHTSRSSMGNDAADFNNDGLIDIIVLDMLPDDEKIRQQSGGEDDYELWAIKKQNGYNDQFVRNTLQLNLGGGLFSEIGQFAGISSTDWSWSPLICDLDNDGWKDIFITSGIYHRANDLDYIRFLTGGNRFKPAKDNRNLTDKDLYEKMPLYPNTNFAFRNNGNLTFSNVSTDWGFREKAFSNGCAYADLDNDGDLDLVVNDINDEAEIYRNNNLSGNHYLSVQLKGNGLNTQGTGARVTLYADSVTQTLEKYTTRGFMSASSDILHFGLGKAEKLDSLVIQWPDRKCQTVIVNRIDTNITVEYRPDGITCQRPEDLTALFHETTITGLNYTHHEDFWIDFLREPLTPHSLSAEGPALTVADVNGDGLSDVFLGGAKGQPSSLFIQQRGGTFKEMQITALKNETRTDCIDALFFDADNDNDKDLYIVRGGNELAAGDSAQYDILLINDGRGNFTKSAGLPFISHNGSCVHAADFDKDGDLDLFVGSRSIPGAYGLSPQQFLLENDGHGQFTNIMATNAKGLKNAGMVTGAEWLDYDADGDADLVICGEWMKITMFRNDNGQFTEVTSMAGLDFTSGWWYGIKAADVDGDGDQDLVAGNLGLNSILRASVQEPLELYLGDYDNNGSLDQVISVWRQGKSYPVAQLDELMGKITGLDKKFGSYSEMSGKSVSELFGVEAMKRTFRKSAVMLESSVFINKGDGTFEVQALPAEAQFSVVRDIQVGDFDHDGFTDLIVSGNDYVVRPTYGKYDASYGWFLQGTSGGYRVLWPSQSSLTIMGDARKTALIEINGKTYLLAAVNNGPLQVFRVE